CCGGTGGCCGTTGCAGGACGGTTCCCAGAACAACAAGCGATGCCCCGCCAGCAATGCCAAAAGCCCAACCCCAACCAACCACCATTTCATCTTTGTGTGCATGGTTTCTCAGCCGGTACCGGTATTTGTGTCAGATCACTGAACCAAGTATTTTCGTTTTCATCGTTATCGGTTTGGCAGCTTCCACAGCTTTCTCAGCACTTCCTCGGGCGGGGTCGAACCGACAGCGGCAAGGACCTCCGGCGCAATTCTTAAAAGGGCGTTGGTGGCGTCCGTGCGCGCTTCGAGGTCCGGGTCATTAAGCCTGGTCACCAGCACCGGGATGGCCGCGCGGCCTTGGGGGCCAAAGGCGGCCAGTGCCCGGAAAAGCCGGCGGCGTAGGGGTGGAGGTGGAGCGTCTTTAAGGCAATCGGCCAGCGCCGGCACCGCCACTTCAGGTGTGACAGCCA
The genomic region above belongs to Verrucomicrobiota bacterium and contains:
- a CDS encoding HEAT repeat domain-containing protein, with translation MALCGLGNDGLPALATALANPKTPDRVSLVRQMGLYFETNVAVVPVFAKCLQDTDNELREQVALTLGVMAVTPEVAVPALADCLKDAPPPPLRRRLFRALAAFGPQGRAAIPVLVTRLNDPDLEARTDATNALLRIAPEVLAAVGSTPPEEVLRKLWKLPNR